The following coding sequences are from one Nicotiana tomentosiformis chromosome 3, ASM39032v3, whole genome shotgun sequence window:
- the LOC104092278 gene encoding dynamin-related protein 4C-like, protein MAYQNIDGCSSDEQYPSDSNDVLDPKPLAVVAPPACGVHPPIVASFNDRIRPLLDCVDKLRHLNIMQEGIQLPTIVVVGDQSSGKSSVLESLAGISLPRGQGICTRVPLIMRLQNDTKITTTNLRLEYNEKSLPVDEDGIADAIILATDEIAGHGKGISNNPLTLVVKKSGVPDLTMVDLPGITRVPVQGQPEDIYEQISDIIMKYIAPEESIILNVLSATVDFPTCESIRMSQKVDKTGERTLAVVTKADKAPEGLLEKVTADEVNIGLGYVCVRNRIGNESYEEARSDEARLFSTHPLLSKIDKSMVGIPVLAQKLVRIQASIISKCLPEIVGKINDKLTSNVAELNRLPQHLSSVAEALTTFMHILSSSKETLKKILLRGEFDEYPEEIEMHCTARLVEMLDQYSIELHSKNLEKKEDFLTEEIMALQETKGIGLPNFLPRAVFLNVLQKKVKEIAVAPEDFVGRLWNYVERIVIKVLMYHCDNYPQLQSSTRRAAQNLILIKKNESVDWVREIIGMEKMTDYTCNPDYLATYSKLIAQQNTFMEIMNDPRKPSVINLEGVGEIDVGHLRKHLGSVQQAFDMKMRITAYWKLVLMRMVDFMALHIMFSLQKMVNKEMEEEIVQDLMAPHGGGIKRMLDESPLIAEKRTRLNKSVELLKESKEVVANIMERISLHGDQEKD, encoded by the coding sequence ATGGCTTACCAAAACATCGATGGCTGCTCTTCTGATGAACAATATCCATCTGATTCAAATGATGTTCTTGATCCTAAACCTCTTGCAGTAGTAGCACCACCAGCTTGTGGTGTTCATCCTCCTATTGTTGCATCCTTCAATGATAGAATCCGGCCACTCCTCGACTGCGTAGACAAACTCCGCCACCTTAACATCATGCAAGAAGGCATCCAGCTTCCGACCATCGTAGTAGTCGGCGATCAATCTTCTGGAAAATCCAGTGTTCTTGAATCCCTTGCTGGAATCAGCCTTCCTAGAGGGCAAGGCATTTGCACCAGAGTCCCTCTAATTATGAGGCTGCAAAATGACACAAAAATCACAACAACAAATCTTCGCTTAGAGTACAATGAGAAGTCGCTCCCTGTCGATGAAGATGGCATTGCAGATGCTATCATTCTTGCAACTGATGAGATCGCTGGCCATGGTAAGGGCATATCTAACAACCCTTTAACACTTGTAGTGAAAAAGAGTGGTGTGCCTGACTTGACCATGGTAGATTTGCCTGGAATCACTAGAGTTCCTGTTCAGGGACAACCTGAAGACATTTATGAGCAGATTTCTGATATCATTATGAAATACATAGCTCCTGAGGAAAGCATAATCTTGAATGTTTTATCAGCTACTGTTGATTTTCCTACTTGTGAGTCTATTAGGATGTCTCAGAAGGTTGACAAAACAGGGGAAAGGACTTTAGCCGTTGTGACAAAGGCCGATAAAGCTCCTGAAGGTTTGCTTGAGAAAGTTACTGCAGATGAAGTGAATATAGGACTCGGCTATGTTTGTGTGAGGAATAGAATTGGGAATGAGTCTTACGAAGAAGCCAGGAGTGATGAGGCAAGGCTTTTCTCAACCCATCCACTTTTATCAAAGATTGATAAATCCATGGTTGGCATTCCAGTTCTGGCACAAAAGCTGGTGCGTATTCAAGCAAGTATCATTTCGAAATGCTTGCCTGAAATTGTGGGGAAAATCAATGACAAACTAACTTCTAATGTCGCCGAACTCAACAGGCTGCCTCAGCATTTAAGTTCTGTGGCTGAAGCTTTGACGACATTCATGCATATTCTGAGTTCATCCAAGGAAACATTAAAGAAAATTCTTCTAAGAGGGGAGTTTGACGAGTATCCGGAAGAAATAGAAATGCATTGCACAGCTAGACTGGTTGAAATGCTTGACCAATACTCTATTGAGCTGCATTCAAAGAATTTAGAGAAAAAAGAAGACTTTTTGACGGAAGAGATCATGGCTTTACAGGAAACAAAAGGGATTGGATTGCCGAACTTCCTTCCTCGGGCCGTTTTCCTCAATGTATTGCAGAAAAAAGTCAAGGAAATTGCTGTAGCTCCAGAGGATTTCGTGGGTAGACTGTGGAATTACGTAGAAAGAATTGTTATCAAAGTGTTGATGTATCATTGTGATAACTACCCACAGCTTCAGTCTTCCACCAGAAGAGCTGCTCAAAACTTGATTCTCATCAAGAAGAACGAATCAGTTGATTGGGTAAGGGAAATCATCGGGATGGAAAAGATGACTGATTACACTTGTAATCCTGACTATTTAGCAACTTATAGCAAGCTCATTGCGCAACAAAACACCTTTATGGAGATTATGAACGACCCGAGGAAGCCCTCCGTAATAAACTTGGAAGGTGTTGGAGAAATTGATGTTGGTCATTTGAGGAAGCATCTAGGTTCGGTGCAGCAGGCATTTGATATGAAGATGAGGATCACTGCCTATTGGAAACTTGTGTTGATGAGGATGGTTGATTTTATGGCTTTGCACATTATGTTCAGCCTTCAAAAGATGGTTAACAAGGAGATGGAAGAGGAGATCGTTCAGGATCTGATGGCGCCTCACGGGGGTGGAATCAAGAGAATGCTGGATGAGTCACCTTTGATTGCCGAGAAACGCACTAGGCTCAACAAGAGTGTCGAGCTTCTCAAGGAGTCAAAAGAGGTGGTGGCAAATATCATGGAAAGGATTTCTCTTCATGGTGATCAAGAAAAGGACTAG